From a region of the Zerene cesonia ecotype Mississippi chromosome 11, Zerene_cesonia_1.1, whole genome shotgun sequence genome:
- the LOC119830018 gene encoding 4'-phosphopantetheine phosphatase-like isoform X1, translated as MEHFGLSHILSEPDKYSPDTLDLLADEEAREYWLNTCEKLVDKYVNFALTNKDDPTIEIRALKFKTCYVEALKELRVNPLAHGQLTIRLLLDINETCLRAQGFFDLWKQQKKIENEAALANLASRLAEIDAFVDERQKWIALCSGVLAGNMFDWGAQAATSILNCGLYEALQKIQKRPWLYDGFDKWIQKLEKTVHHCAAVFVDNSGVDVVLGILPFVRGLLLRGTSIILCANEWPALNDITNAELESVLQSASHICPVIAGAIATGNLVVRSSGQRGPCLDLRTISVDLATEMKIRGVDLIILEGMGRALHTNLNARLAVDSLKLAVVKNAWLAQRLGGPLFSVIFIYEDKPSQT; from the exons ATGGAACATTTTGGCTTATCGCACATATTGAGTGAGCCAGATAAATATAGTCCAGATACTTTGGACTTGTTAGCGGATGAAGAAGCGAGAGAATACTGGTTAAATACATGCGAAAAACTTGtagataaatatgttaattttgcaTTAACTAATAAAGATGACCCAACAATAGAAATTCGAGCCCTAAAGTTCAAAACTTGTTACGTGGAAGCATTAAAAGAACTACGAGTAAATCCTCT tgcTCATGGGCAGTTAACGATACGCTTACTGCTTGATATTAACGAAACCTGCCTTCGAGCACAAGGTTTTTTTGACTTATggaaacaacaaaaaaaaattgaaaatgaagcAGCACTGGCAAACCTTGCTTCTAGACTGGCTGAAATAGATGCTTTTGTTGATGAAAGACAAAAATGGATTGCTCTGTGCAGTGGTGTCTTAGCAG GTAATATGTTTGATTGGGGGGCACAAGCTGCTACATCTATTCTTAATTGTGGACTGTATGAGGcattacaaaaaattcaaaaaagacCTTGGCTTTATGATGGCTTTGACAAATGGATTCAAAAGTTGGAG AAGACGGTCCATCATTGTGCTGCAGTTTTTGTAGACAACAGTGGTGTTGATGTTGTGTTAGGCATATTACCTTTTGTAAGAGGTTTACTGCTCAGAGGAACATCCATTATACTGTGTGCAAATGAATGGCCTGCACTAAATGATATCACAAATGCAGAGCTTGAAAGTGTACTCCAAAGTGCATCCCATATATGTCCTGTTATTGCAGGTGCTATTGCAACAGGCAATTTAGTTGTGAGATCAAGTGGTCAAAGGGGTCCATGTCTTGATCTTAGAACTATCAGTGTAG ATCTTGCAACTGAGATGAAAATCAGAGGAGTAGACTTGATTATACTTGAAGGTATGGGCAGAGCTCTACACACAAATCTCAATGCACGTTTAGCTGTGGATTCCTTAAAATTGGCTGTAGTTAAAAATGCCTGGTTGGCACAACGATTAGGTGGCCCATTATTctctgttatatttatatatgaagaCAAGCCTTCACAAACATAA
- the LOC119830018 gene encoding 4'-phosphopantetheine phosphatase-like isoform X2 translates to MEHFGLSHILSEPDKYSPDTLDLLADEEAREYWLNTCEKLVDKYVNFALTNKDDPTIEIRALKFKTCYVEALKELRVNPLAHGQLTIRLLLDINETCLRAQGFFDLWKQQKKIENEAALANLASRLAEIDAFVDERQKWIALCSGVLAGNMFDWGAQAATSILNCGLYEALQKIQKRPWLYDGFDKWIQKLEKTVHHCAAVFVDNSGVDVVLGILPFVRGLLLRGTSIILCANEWPALNDITNAELESVLQSASHICPVIAGAIATGNLVVRSSGQRGPCLDLRTISILQLR, encoded by the exons ATGGAACATTTTGGCTTATCGCACATATTGAGTGAGCCAGATAAATATAGTCCAGATACTTTGGACTTGTTAGCGGATGAAGAAGCGAGAGAATACTGGTTAAATACATGCGAAAAACTTGtagataaatatgttaattttgcaTTAACTAATAAAGATGACCCAACAATAGAAATTCGAGCCCTAAAGTTCAAAACTTGTTACGTGGAAGCATTAAAAGAACTACGAGTAAATCCTCT tgcTCATGGGCAGTTAACGATACGCTTACTGCTTGATATTAACGAAACCTGCCTTCGAGCACAAGGTTTTTTTGACTTATggaaacaacaaaaaaaaattgaaaatgaagcAGCACTGGCAAACCTTGCTTCTAGACTGGCTGAAATAGATGCTTTTGTTGATGAAAGACAAAAATGGATTGCTCTGTGCAGTGGTGTCTTAGCAG GTAATATGTTTGATTGGGGGGCACAAGCTGCTACATCTATTCTTAATTGTGGACTGTATGAGGcattacaaaaaattcaaaaaagacCTTGGCTTTATGATGGCTTTGACAAATGGATTCAAAAGTTGGAG AAGACGGTCCATCATTGTGCTGCAGTTTTTGTAGACAACAGTGGTGTTGATGTTGTGTTAGGCATATTACCTTTTGTAAGAGGTTTACTGCTCAGAGGAACATCCATTATACTGTGTGCAAATGAATGGCCTGCACTAAATGATATCACAAATGCAGAGCTTGAAAGTGTACTCCAAAGTGCATCCCATATATGTCCTGTTATTGCAGGTGCTATTGCAACAGGCAATTTAGTTGTGAGATCAAGTGGTCAAAGGGGTCCATGTCTTGATCTTAGAACTATCAGT ATCTTGCAACTGAGATGA